In Pectobacterium aroidearum, the following are encoded in one genomic region:
- the barA gene encoding two-component sensor histidine kinase BarA: MTKYSLRARMLILILAPTLMIGLLLSSFFVIHRYNQLQSQLADSGTSIIEPLATISAYAITHRQMDTIPALINTLHRRHSTIIRTISVFDARNQLLATTNVRNNVTLQPLSSDAPSYNKLHLHHTNDALILHMPIVNDSEFMPSGTPPVLPSSATPLGYLVIELDTSAIRLQQYQEIFIATLLLLLSLGAAVLFAYRLMRDVTTPIRNMVDTVDRIRRGQLDSRVEGYMLGELDMLKNGINSMAMSLTAYHEEMQQNIDQATYDLRETLEQMEIQNVELDLAKKRAQEAARIKSEFLANMSHELRTPLNGVIGFTRQTLKTPLNTTQTDYLLTIERSANNLLNIINDVLDFSKLEAGKLVLEDIPFSLHNALDDVVMLLAHTAHEKGLELTLSIQNDVPEQFVGDPLRIQQIITNLLGNAIKFTEQGNIDIRVEKRRQEHHQVQLEVQIRDTGIGIAELQQSQLFQAFRQADTSISRRHGGTGLGLVITQRLVKEMGGDISFQSQLNKGSTFWFHITLPLNPHAIPTEPAYSMLQGKHLAYVEYHPIAAQATLDILSQTPLIVSYSPTFEQLPEGEFDILLLGVPVQYRNTLLDYTPRLRDICRRAPCVILALPSLAQMDAEQLKTFGVHACLSKPLAAPRLLPLLQDSTLFQLSFLPDETVSHPSAIRHPARLPLSVMAVDDNPANLKLIGTLLEEQVETIILCESGQDAIAQAKLHQFDIILMDIQMPGMDGICASELIRQIPHHATTPIIAVTAQTMTGEREHLLRSGMDDYLAKPIDEQMLKSVLTRHARKDPLRRERGDITGLLNEYDDSHLSLDWALAQQQAANKPELARDLLQMLLDFLPEVQQKIENVLKGQTDDDIIELIHKLHGSCSYSGVPRLKRICRYLEQQLRKGVHASDLEPEWLELLDEIDNVNKAAQPHIKPLLP; this comes from the coding sequence ATGACCAAATACAGTCTTCGTGCACGGATGTTGATACTGATTTTGGCACCGACGCTGATGATCGGGCTGCTGCTCAGTTCGTTCTTCGTTATCCATCGTTACAATCAGTTGCAGTCGCAGTTGGCTGACTCGGGCACCAGCATCATTGAACCGCTGGCGACCATCAGCGCTTACGCCATTACCCATCGTCAGATGGACACGATTCCCGCGTTAATCAATACGCTGCATCGTCGGCACTCCACGATTATTCGTACCATTAGCGTGTTCGATGCACGCAATCAGCTATTGGCTACCACCAACGTACGCAACAACGTGACATTGCAACCACTCAGCAGCGATGCGCCTTCCTACAATAAACTGCATCTGCACCACACGAATGACGCGCTGATTCTGCATATGCCGATCGTCAATGACAGCGAATTTATGCCAAGTGGGACGCCGCCGGTGTTGCCCAGCTCCGCCACGCCTCTCGGCTATCTGGTGATCGAACTGGACACCAGCGCTATTCGGCTTCAACAGTATCAGGAAATCTTCATCGCTACGCTCTTGCTGCTGCTATCGTTGGGTGCCGCCGTCCTCTTTGCCTATCGTCTGATGCGGGATGTCACCACCCCAATTCGTAATATGGTTGATACCGTCGATCGCATTCGCCGTGGGCAGTTGGATAGCCGCGTAGAAGGATACATGCTGGGCGAGTTGGATATGTTGAAAAACGGCATCAACTCAATGGCGATGTCGCTGACCGCCTACCACGAAGAGATGCAGCAAAATATCGATCAGGCGACCTACGATCTGCGCGAAACGCTGGAGCAGATGGAGATCCAGAACGTCGAACTGGACCTGGCCAAAAAGCGGGCGCAGGAGGCAGCGCGCATCAAATCAGAGTTTCTGGCCAATATGTCACACGAACTGAGGACGCCGCTGAATGGCGTGATCGGTTTCACGCGCCAGACGTTGAAGACTCCGTTGAACACTACACAGACTGACTATCTGCTTACCATCGAACGCTCCGCCAATAACCTGCTGAATATCATTAACGACGTGCTGGATTTTTCGAAGCTAGAAGCCGGAAAACTGGTGCTGGAGGATATTCCGTTCTCGCTGCACAACGCGCTGGACGATGTTGTGATGCTGTTGGCGCACACGGCACATGAAAAAGGATTGGAGCTGACGCTCAGTATTCAGAATGACGTGCCCGAGCAGTTTGTCGGCGATCCACTGCGGATACAGCAAATCATCACCAACCTGCTGGGCAACGCGATTAAATTTACCGAGCAAGGCAACATTGACATTCGGGTAGAGAAGCGTCGGCAGGAACATCATCAGGTCCAGCTCGAGGTGCAAATACGCGATACCGGTATCGGCATTGCCGAGTTGCAGCAATCTCAACTGTTCCAGGCGTTCCGTCAGGCTGACACCAGTATTTCACGCCGTCATGGTGGCACGGGGCTTGGGCTGGTCATCACCCAACGTCTGGTCAAAGAGATGGGCGGCGATATCAGCTTCCAGAGCCAGCTCAACAAGGGATCGACCTTCTGGTTTCACATCACGCTGCCACTCAACCCTCACGCCATACCGACAGAACCGGCCTACTCGATGCTGCAAGGCAAACATCTGGCCTACGTCGAATACCATCCTATCGCCGCGCAAGCTACGCTGGATATCCTGAGCCAAACACCGCTCATCGTGAGCTACAGCCCGACGTTTGAGCAACTGCCGGAAGGGGAATTCGATATCCTGCTGCTCGGCGTTCCCGTGCAATATCGCAACACACTGCTCGACTACACGCCCAGACTGCGCGACATCTGCCGCCGCGCGCCCTGCGTGATTCTGGCGCTTCCCAGCCTGGCGCAAATGGATGCCGAACAGCTGAAAACCTTCGGCGTACATGCCTGTCTGAGCAAACCACTCGCCGCACCGCGCCTGCTGCCACTGTTACAGGACAGCACGCTGTTCCAGCTCTCTTTCCTGCCGGATGAGACTGTGTCTCACCCGAGTGCCATACGCCATCCAGCTCGTCTGCCGCTGAGTGTGATGGCGGTGGATGATAATCCAGCTAATCTGAAACTGATCGGCACGCTGCTGGAAGAGCAGGTCGAGACGATTATCCTGTGCGAAAGCGGTCAGGATGCGATTGCACAGGCGAAACTGCATCAGTTCGATATCATCCTCATGGATATTCAGATGCCGGGTATGGACGGTATTTGTGCCAGCGAGCTGATACGTCAGATCCCTCATCATGCCACTACGCCTATCATCGCGGTGACGGCGCAAACCATGACGGGTGAACGTGAACATTTGCTACGTTCGGGTATGGATGACTATCTGGCTAAACCGATAGACGAACAGATGCTGAAAAGCGTGCTAACGCGCCATGCGCGGAAGGACCCTCTGAGACGCGAACGGGGCGATATAACAGGTTTATTGAACGAGTATGACGATAGTCATCTGTCTCTCGACTGGGCGCTGGCGCAACAACAGGCGGCCAACAAGCCTGAATTGGCGCGTGACCTGCTGCAAATGCTGTTGGATTTCTTGCCGGAGGTTCAGCAGAAGATAGAAAACGTCCTGAAGGGTCAGACGGATGACGACATTATCGAACTGATTCATAAACTGCACGGCAGTTGTAGCTACAGCGGCGTTCCGCGTCTGAAACGCATTTGCCGCTATCTGGAGCAGCAGTTGCGTAAAGGCGTTCACGCCAGCGATTTGGAACCCGAATGGCTGGAGCTACTGGACGAAATCGACAACGTCAACAAAGCCGCTCAGCCGCATATCAAACCGCTACTTCCGTAA